One Edaphobacter flagellatus genomic region harbors:
- a CDS encoding glycosyltransferase has protein sequence MRLLFWLSFAVIAYTYVGYPAIMFLMARFAPCRWRKGNFNAPVSIVMAVHNGADKVQAQVAHLMSLDPERVREVIVVSDGSNDGTAETLAGLQDARLKKVILPEQVGKAAALNAGIAQAAGEILLFIDIRPKVAPGALAEMMSNFADPKVGCVAGELVLNTDGHDAAASAVSGVYWRYEQWIRNCEAAWDSPVGVYGGFYAARRSLVQSFPAGIILDDMYQPLAIIRQGYRSVLDRSAIVVDTWPGKVAGEFQRKVRTLAGNYQLLSLAPWTLSPRNRVLFQLVSHKLMRLVVPYFFLLLLLSATWLGVDDTAWRVVAAAQWAFWLAALASLRVHVPIVHRFVAAGGALLVLNLAAVVGLYKFLFTSGPLWKIWSPASSARSVARLEAKESA, from the coding sequence ATGAGGTTGCTGTTCTGGCTCTCGTTTGCAGTGATTGCGTACACCTATGTGGGTTATCCGGCGATCATGTTTCTGATGGCGCGCTTTGCCCCATGCCGCTGGCGTAAGGGCAATTTCAACGCTCCAGTGAGCATCGTCATGGCTGTGCACAATGGAGCCGACAAGGTGCAGGCGCAGGTTGCGCATCTGATGTCGCTCGATCCGGAGCGCGTTCGCGAAGTGATCGTCGTCTCGGACGGTTCCAATGACGGCACGGCGGAGACGCTTGCAGGCCTGCAGGATGCTCGCCTCAAGAAGGTCATTCTTCCCGAGCAGGTTGGTAAGGCAGCTGCCTTGAATGCTGGGATTGCTCAGGCTGCTGGCGAAATTCTGCTGTTCATCGACATTCGCCCGAAGGTTGCTCCCGGAGCATTGGCGGAAATGATGAGCAATTTTGCCGATCCGAAGGTCGGCTGCGTCGCGGGCGAGCTGGTGCTCAACACCGATGGGCACGATGCTGCGGCTTCGGCGGTCAGCGGCGTGTATTGGCGCTACGAGCAGTGGATTCGCAACTGCGAAGCAGCGTGGGATTCGCCGGTTGGCGTCTATGGCGGCTTTTATGCGGCGCGCCGCAGCCTGGTGCAGAGTTTTCCTGCGGGGATCATTCTGGACGATATGTATCAGCCGTTGGCGATCATTCGTCAGGGATATCGCAGCGTACTCGACCGCTCGGCGATTGTTGTGGACACGTGGCCGGGCAAGGTTGCAGGAGAGTTTCAGCGTAAGGTGCGCACACTGGCGGGTAACTATCAGCTGTTGTCGCTCGCTCCGTGGACATTGAGCCCGCGCAATCGCGTTCTCTTTCAGCTGGTCTCGCACAAGCTGATGCGCCTTGTGGTGCCGTATTTCTTCCTGTTGCTGCTGTTGAGTGCGACCTGGCTTGGCGTGGACGATACTGCGTGGCGCGTAGTGGCTGCGGCGCAGTGGGCGTTCTGGCTGGCTGCGCTTGCGTCGCTGCGCGTGCACGTCCCGATTGTGCATCGGTTCGTGGCAGCGGGAGGCGCTTTGCTGGTGCTGAATCTTGCCGCGGTGGTTGGGCTCTACAAGTTTCTGTTTACTTCAGGGCCATTATGGAAGATCTGGTCGCCTGCATCTTCTGCCCGCAGTGTTGCTCGGCTTGAAGCGAAGGAATCTGCCTAA
- a CDS encoding glycosyltransferase family 4 protein, translated as MKIVHVVYSLEMGGAEILVAQLCRLQRAHGHEVSVIAYSNLGTLGEALVAEGFVVQVLGEAPLPKTLTRFIGELRRLRPDVVHCHNPAPTLQAAIPARIAGAKCIVSTRHSLVAPPYNRGEEIAYNLVARCCDWIVGICDATCENLRHTPLALRNRIVRVYNGVDPVEPANAHPKEGFTLLFVGRLAPIKNLSMLLRATAAAKQQLPNIKLWIVGHGAEREKLEALSHELGLDGQVTFWGERLDVAAFFTDADIYCMTSFSEGLPMSLLQAMSVGVPAVVTSVGGMAEVVKNARAGLTAPVDDVRTMADAIVQIATNQAQRETFAENARTAYGENFTLDRMYEAYMNLYTRPRK; from the coding sequence ATGAAGATCGTTCACGTCGTCTACAGCCTTGAGATGGGAGGAGCCGAAATCCTCGTCGCGCAGCTCTGCCGCCTGCAAAGAGCGCACGGACACGAGGTCTCCGTCATCGCCTACAGCAATCTCGGCACACTGGGCGAAGCGCTCGTCGCCGAAGGCTTTGTTGTTCAGGTGCTCGGCGAAGCGCCTTTACCGAAAACCTTAACACGCTTCATCGGCGAGCTGCGCCGTCTGCGTCCCGATGTCGTCCATTGCCACAATCCCGCACCGACGCTGCAGGCTGCGATTCCGGCAAGAATCGCAGGCGCAAAATGCATCGTCTCCACGCGCCACAGCCTCGTCGCGCCACCATACAACCGTGGTGAAGAAATCGCCTACAACCTCGTCGCCCGCTGTTGCGACTGGATCGTCGGCATCTGCGACGCCACCTGCGAAAACCTTCGCCACACGCCGCTCGCGCTGCGCAACCGCATCGTCCGCGTCTATAACGGAGTCGATCCCGTCGAGCCCGCGAACGCACATCCAAAAGAAGGCTTCACGCTGCTCTTCGTCGGACGTCTCGCTCCAATCAAAAATCTCTCGATGCTGCTGCGCGCCACAGCCGCCGCAAAACAGCAGCTCCCCAACATCAAGCTGTGGATCGTCGGTCACGGCGCGGAGCGCGAAAAGCTCGAAGCACTCTCACACGAGCTCGGCCTCGACGGACAAGTCACCTTCTGGGGCGAACGCCTTGACGTCGCCGCCTTCTTCACCGACGCAGACATCTACTGTATGACATCCTTCTCCGAAGGCCTGCCGATGTCGCTGCTGCAGGCCATGTCCGTTGGAGTCCCCGCAGTCGTCACCAGTGTTGGCGGCATGGCCGAAGTCGTCAAAAACGCGCGCGCCGGCCTGACAGCTCCCGTCGATGACGTTCGAACGATGGCCGACGCAATCGTTCAGATCGCTACCAATCAGGCGCAACGAGAGACCTTCGCCGAAAACGCACGCACCGCTTATGGCGAAAACTTCACGCTCGATCGCATGTACGAGGCATACATGAACCTCTACACGCGCCCACGCAAATAA
- a CDS encoding O-antigen ligase family protein, translating to MGLFLTLLYIFTAYLAPETLWGPLADFHIEIVLAFLATVASLGGLQRSRIFTIPQSYALGGMTVAVFCSMVMTGWLGSIPAALFNFIPNAFTFFLVAINCRTRKHLQFVVATLVAACIFTIARGAPAVHAGNIYSPYVIAQGNDEGQYLIRLRGLAFINDPNDFAQLMASLIPCLFFLWRKGSGLRNLFLVLLPTAILIYGMFLTHSRGGMVALLAVVLFAFRKKIGTIPAAIIAAALFSAGSLVGWTGGRDVSVGSGADRMEAWSTGLELIKTHPLFGVGYQRFGEYFIITAHNTVVVCAAELGMFGLFWWLMFILPTLRDASVSASGKKEETAESDEPLPYMAYAARREPVPELRWQPAGHLADTRSTAASFSPRHDTRESAADDIPLYLQNEQQDEKLPPEEIQRIAGLMLVSLVGYFVAGWFLSRAYVMTLFIYGGMVQAIYRMALDQDLAPPRLKFFQIARYAAIWSVVLILIVYIMLRIQHMLPH from the coding sequence ATGGGACTCTTCCTCACTCTGCTCTACATCTTCACCGCGTATCTCGCGCCCGAGACGCTCTGGGGTCCCCTCGCCGACTTCCATATCGAGATCGTCCTCGCTTTCCTGGCCACTGTCGCCTCGCTGGGTGGCTTGCAGCGTTCCAGAATCTTCACCATCCCCCAGAGCTACGCCCTTGGCGGCATGACCGTCGCCGTCTTCTGCTCCATGGTCATGACCGGATGGCTCGGCTCCATTCCCGCAGCGCTCTTCAACTTCATCCCCAACGCCTTCACCTTCTTCCTCGTTGCCATCAACTGCCGTACCCGGAAGCATCTTCAGTTCGTCGTCGCCACACTGGTCGCCGCCTGTATCTTCACGATCGCGCGCGGAGCTCCTGCCGTTCACGCTGGCAACATCTACAGCCCTTACGTCATCGCTCAGGGCAACGACGAAGGCCAGTACCTGATCCGGCTCCGCGGGCTCGCCTTCATCAACGACCCGAATGACTTTGCCCAGCTCATGGCGAGTCTTATCCCCTGCCTCTTCTTCCTCTGGCGCAAAGGCAGCGGATTACGCAACCTCTTTCTCGTTCTGTTGCCCACCGCCATCCTGATCTACGGCATGTTCCTCACGCACTCCCGCGGAGGCATGGTTGCTCTGCTTGCCGTCGTCCTCTTCGCCTTCCGCAAAAAGATCGGCACCATCCCCGCAGCCATCATCGCCGCAGCACTCTTCTCCGCCGGAAGCCTCGTCGGCTGGACCGGAGGCCGCGACGTCTCCGTAGGCTCCGGTGCCGATCGCATGGAAGCCTGGTCCACCGGCCTTGAGCTCATCAAAACTCATCCCCTCTTCGGTGTCGGCTACCAGCGTTTCGGCGAATACTTCATCATCACCGCGCACAACACCGTCGTCGTCTGCGCCGCCGAGCTTGGCATGTTCGGACTCTTCTGGTGGCTCATGTTCATCCTGCCCACCCTTCGCGATGCCTCCGTCTCCGCCTCCGGAAAGAAAGAAGAAACCGCCGAGAGCGACGAGCCTCTGCCCTACATGGCATATGCGGCACGCCGCGAACCCGTCCCCGAGCTGCGTTGGCAACCCGCAGGCCACCTCGCCGACACACGCTCCACCGCCGCGTCCTTCTCTCCCCGTCACGACACGCGCGAATCCGCCGCAGACGACATCCCGCTCTACCTCCAGAACGAGCAGCAGGACGAAAAGCTGCCTCCCGAAGAGATTCAACGCATCGCTGGCCTCATGCTCGTCAGCCTCGTTGGCTACTTCGTCGCCGGCTGGTTCCTCTCCCGCGCCTACGTCATGACCCTCTTCATCTATGGAGGCATGGTGCAAGCCATCTATCGCATGGCGCTCGATCAGGACCTCGCCCCACCGCGCCTGAAGTTCTTCCAGATCGCCAGATATGCCGCCATCTGGTCCGTTGTGCTCATTCTCATCGTCTACATCATGCTGCGCATCCAACACATGCTCCCGCACTAA
- a CDS encoding glycosyltransferase, whose protein sequence is MNLLLITFSFPPAGGVGVLRALSLAKYLPENGVRVDVLTARNAPAVGKDMSLLRQVPGEVTVHRSWTLDLPFWLRKSVKKAVTGGKAKPAPAAAPQAGKGGGNPLKQFIGNLLLPDPQVGWLPFALPAAEKIIRKRKIDAVVITVPPFSSVRLATRLRKKFPALPIIVDFRDEWLTTTLDLVSFNSNRKARLVAHKAEAEAVRDASTIVLVTEAAKQELQGRYPGVPKEKFVCIPNGYDTPPPTAESAKSAPPEGSRRITLTYTGTVYGSTAPGSFVEAVLGLPEAVRSRLLVRFIGHIETPAYREQLLSLGDTVELKGFVPQAEALAAIRETDYLLLITHDRINVAAKFYDYLGGGKPILGAVHAQGDVRRLLEETRAGRWADVNDPAAIRQMLMDAVGKDGVGLAPDYERIAAYHRRPLAARYAALLDELIGKARG, encoded by the coding sequence TTGAATCTTCTGTTGATCACGTTTTCGTTTCCTCCGGCTGGCGGCGTGGGTGTGCTGCGGGCGCTGTCGCTGGCGAAGTATCTGCCGGAGAACGGCGTGCGCGTGGATGTGCTGACAGCGAGAAATGCTCCAGCGGTGGGCAAGGATATGTCCCTGCTTCGGCAGGTGCCGGGTGAAGTGACGGTGCATCGGAGCTGGACGCTGGACCTGCCGTTCTGGCTGCGGAAGTCGGTGAAGAAGGCGGTTACGGGCGGCAAGGCGAAGCCTGCTCCGGCGGCTGCACCGCAGGCAGGCAAGGGCGGCGGGAATCCGCTGAAGCAGTTTATCGGCAACCTGCTGCTGCCGGACCCGCAGGTGGGCTGGCTGCCGTTTGCGCTGCCGGCGGCGGAGAAGATTATTCGGAAGCGAAAGATCGATGCCGTGGTGATTACAGTGCCTCCGTTTTCGAGTGTGCGGCTGGCGACGCGGTTGAGAAAGAAGTTTCCCGCGCTGCCGATCATTGTGGACTTCCGCGATGAGTGGCTGACGACGACACTCGACCTGGTGAGCTTCAACAGCAACCGCAAGGCGCGTCTTGTCGCTCACAAGGCCGAGGCCGAGGCCGTGCGCGATGCGTCGACGATTGTGCTGGTGACCGAGGCGGCGAAGCAGGAGCTGCAGGGTCGTTATCCGGGTGTGCCGAAGGAGAAGTTTGTCTGTATCCCGAATGGATATGACACGCCGCCGCCGACAGCGGAGTCGGCGAAGAGTGCGCCTCCAGAGGGTTCGCGTCGCATCACGCTGACGTATACGGGTACGGTGTATGGCTCGACGGCTCCCGGAAGTTTTGTGGAGGCTGTGCTGGGATTGCCGGAGGCGGTGCGGTCGCGTCTGCTGGTGCGGTTTATCGGGCATATTGAGACGCCGGCGTATCGTGAGCAGCTGCTGTCGCTGGGCGATACGGTGGAGCTGAAGGGATTTGTGCCGCAGGCCGAGGCGTTGGCGGCGATTCGTGAGACGGATTACCTGTTGCTGATTACGCACGATCGCATCAATGTGGCCGCGAAGTTCTACGATTATCTGGGCGGCGGCAAGCCGATCCTGGGTGCGGTGCATGCGCAGGGCGATGTGCGCAGATTGCTGGAGGAGACGCGTGCGGGGCGCTGGGCGGATGTTAATGATCCAGCAGCGATACGACAGATGCTGATGGATGCGGTGGGCAAGGATGGCGTGGGGCTTGCGCCGGACTACGAGCGGATCGCGGCGTATCATCGGCGTCCTCTGGCTGCGCGTTATGCTGCTTTGCTGGATGAGCTGATCGGGAAGGCGCGCGGATGA
- a CDS encoding glycosyltransferase gives MRVAVITRYFPTSHEPWAGHSAYQTLRFLAQRCELKVFYPESQYPPLLTPKSRAGRRIDFDYKTAGVETEYIAYPALPAVSRPLNGWSAARSILPYVRAYAPDIILNYIVYPDGDAARRVARTLKVPFVVTAIGTDLNVIPPLCEGLTRRVLREADYTITVSGDLLRTARRLGAPEARSRAVLNGCDTTTFHPRDRGEARRALQMDADEETIVYVGRLDMAKGLGELVTAIAALRVRRPRVRGYIVGDGPARQAITEMIAAQGAGDWIRLMPSCATEGVAQWMAAADLVTLPSYREGCPNVVIEALASGRPVVATHVGGIPELMDDADGRLVPARDAKSLETALDQVLGQQWSAEAISAHHSRGWKDVSDEVESILTSVLAQKTKV, from the coding sequence ATGAGAGTTGCCGTCATTACGCGATACTTTCCTACTTCGCATGAGCCCTGGGCAGGGCACTCGGCGTATCAAACGCTGCGGTTTCTTGCGCAGCGATGCGAGCTGAAGGTGTTTTATCCGGAGTCGCAGTATCCTCCGCTGCTGACGCCGAAGAGCCGGGCGGGCCGCAGGATCGACTTCGACTACAAAACGGCGGGCGTGGAGACGGAGTACATTGCTTATCCCGCGCTGCCGGCGGTGTCGCGGCCGTTGAATGGCTGGTCGGCGGCGCGGAGCATTCTGCCGTATGTGCGTGCGTATGCGCCGGACATCATTCTGAATTACATCGTCTATCCCGATGGCGATGCGGCGCGACGGGTTGCGCGGACGCTGAAGGTTCCGTTTGTGGTGACGGCGATTGGTACAGATCTGAATGTGATTCCTCCGCTGTGCGAGGGGCTGACACGGCGTGTGCTGCGTGAGGCGGACTACACGATTACAGTAAGCGGCGATCTGCTGCGCACAGCGCGCAGGCTGGGAGCTCCGGAGGCCCGCAGCCGCGCGGTGTTGAATGGCTGCGATACGACGACCTTTCATCCGCGCGATCGAGGTGAGGCGCGTCGAGCGTTGCAGATGGATGCGGACGAAGAGACGATTGTCTACGTCGGGCGGCTGGACATGGCGAAGGGGCTGGGCGAGCTGGTGACGGCGATTGCGGCTCTGCGCGTGCGAAGGCCGCGCGTGCGCGGCTACATCGTTGGCGATGGCCCGGCTCGTCAGGCTATAACGGAGATGATCGCAGCGCAGGGAGCAGGCGATTGGATACGGCTGATGCCATCGTGCGCGACGGAGGGTGTGGCGCAGTGGATGGCTGCGGCGGATCTGGTGACGCTGCCGAGCTATCGCGAGGGGTGTCCGAATGTAGTGATCGAGGCTCTGGCTTCGGGGCGTCCGGTGGTGGCGACGCATGTGGGCGGGATTCCTGAGCTGATGGACGATGCGGACGGCAGGCTGGTTCCGGCACGCGATGCGAAGTCGCTGGAGACGGCGCTGGATCAGGTGCTCGGTCAGCAGTGGAGCGCAGAAGCGATCTCGGCACATCATAGCCGCGGCTGGAAGGATGTCAGCGACGAAGTGGAGTCGATTTTGACGTCCGTGCTTGCGCAGAAAACGAAGGTTTAA
- a CDS encoding sigma-54 interaction domain-containing protein, whose translation MVQTAESATTTLPPIDVLFGKTAAMQAVRNKIERVAETDVPVLIQGESGTGKELCVHLLHLLSQRARNSLVKVSCPAIPHSLIETELFGYEKGAFTGAMHTKLGRVEQAHNGTLFLDEVGSLDLNVQSKLLQVLQDGTFTRVGSHESRFIATRLVTAANGDLRTQVDSGTFRLDFLFRINAVTINLPPLRQRIQDLPVLIDYFIEHYSKIFHQTPDLLSKSAMRLMQNYQWPGNIRQLENLIRSYVLIGSEEALVAELMPDQPRNGVTAEIDLSEPISLKEITRKATHDLERQIILKVLQANSWNRQKTAKWLQISYRSLLYKLSEAGMPEVPPRPLRPTSIKRPEDQVARPAISAAVARTRLY comes from the coding sequence TTGGTTCAAACCGCCGAATCCGCCACCACTACCCTGCCGCCGATAGACGTCCTCTTCGGCAAGACGGCAGCCATGCAGGCTGTGCGCAATAAAATTGAACGAGTTGCAGAAACCGACGTCCCCGTCCTGATCCAGGGCGAAAGCGGTACCGGCAAAGAGCTCTGCGTCCATCTGCTGCACCTGCTGTCGCAGCGGGCACGCAACTCTCTCGTCAAAGTCAGCTGCCCCGCTATCCCTCACTCCCTGATCGAAACCGAACTCTTCGGCTACGAAAAAGGTGCCTTTACCGGCGCCATGCACACCAAGCTCGGACGCGTGGAGCAGGCGCACAACGGCACACTTTTTCTCGATGAAGTCGGCAGCCTCGACCTCAACGTCCAGTCCAAGCTCCTTCAGGTCCTCCAGGACGGCACCTTCACCCGCGTCGGCAGTCACGAATCCCGCTTCATCGCCACGCGCCTGGTCACGGCGGCCAACGGCGACCTTCGCACTCAGGTTGATAGCGGCACCTTCCGGCTGGACTTCCTCTTCCGCATCAATGCCGTCACCATCAACCTGCCGCCGCTGCGCCAGCGCATCCAGGACCTGCCCGTTCTGATCGACTACTTCATCGAGCACTACTCGAAGATCTTCCACCAGACGCCCGACCTGCTCTCCAAGAGCGCCATGCGCCTGATGCAGAACTATCAGTGGCCCGGCAACATCCGCCAGCTCGAAAACCTGATCCGCAGCTACGTGCTCATCGGCAGCGAAGAAGCCCTCGTCGCCGAGTTGATGCCCGACCAGCCCCGCAACGGCGTCACCGCCGAGATCGACCTCAGCGAGCCCATCTCCCTTAAGGAGATCACCCGCAAAGCCACCCACGATCTCGAGCGCCAGATCATCCTCAAGGTCCTGCAGGCCAATAGCTGGAACCGGCAGAAGACCGCCAAGTGGCTCCAGATCAGCTATCGGTCTCTGCTCTATAAACTCAGCGAAGCCGGCATGCCCGAGGTACCGCCGCGCCCTCTGCGTCCCACCAGCATCAAGCGTCCGGAAGATCAGGTCGCTCGCCCGGCCATCTCAGCCGCTGTGGCGCGCACACGGCTGTACTAA
- a CDS encoding sigma-54-dependent transcriptional regulator produces MSTLKANTKTRPQVLILEPDIAVLEYMRLTLGDRYALSLFSEEQSLLNRLDHDDSSDILLLATHPGGDSMPLLTHIRCAKPQLPVVVLSCSAELRDVEMVIRLGVKAIIMKPFVGSDLEEAIEEQLAAREGKIPAVDSPREIPLNETHSFVRSSKRMRDLESQAALVARADIPLLILGESGTGKEILALYTHKMSARSQNTFLKVNCAAVPADLLESELFGYEQGAFTGAVKTKPGKFEICTGGTIFLDEIGEMPALLQAKLLQVLQDGTFSRLGSRSPMKVDVRVIAATNINMKEAMANKTFREDLYYRLNGFTLNIPALRDRKEEIPVLAEYFMRKGARRYGREPLPFSQRLLDTLTSHNWPGNLRELENVVNRYLVLGEESSIIEELAPAPAAQPAAGTAVEATSGAGLKALVKNLKGGAEAAAIAQVLEGTGWNRKAAANDLQISYKALLYKIKQYDLSPQDRA; encoded by the coding sequence GTGTCCACGTTGAAGGCAAATACCAAGACTCGTCCGCAGGTCCTTATTCTTGAACCGGATATCGCCGTGCTGGAGTATATGCGGCTGACACTGGGGGATCGCTACGCACTGAGCCTCTTCTCGGAGGAGCAGTCTCTGCTGAACCGCCTGGATCATGATGATTCGTCGGACATTCTGTTGTTGGCGACGCATCCCGGGGGAGATTCGATGCCTCTGTTGACACATATTCGTTGCGCGAAGCCGCAGCTGCCCGTGGTGGTTTTGTCGTGCTCGGCGGAGCTGCGCGATGTGGAGATGGTGATCCGGCTGGGTGTGAAAGCCATCATCATGAAGCCGTTTGTCGGCAGCGATCTTGAAGAAGCGATCGAGGAGCAGCTGGCGGCACGCGAAGGCAAGATTCCGGCGGTGGATTCGCCGCGCGAAATTCCGCTGAATGAGACGCACTCGTTTGTACGGTCGAGCAAGCGGATGCGCGATCTGGAGTCGCAGGCTGCGCTGGTAGCGCGTGCGGATATTCCGCTGCTGATCCTGGGCGAGAGCGGAACCGGCAAGGAGATTCTTGCTCTCTACACGCACAAGATGTCGGCGCGCAGCCAGAACACCTTCCTCAAGGTGAACTGCGCCGCGGTTCCCGCTGACCTGCTGGAGAGCGAGCTGTTCGGTTATGAACAGGGTGCGTTTACGGGTGCGGTGAAGACGAAGCCCGGCAAGTTTGAGATCTGCACCGGCGGAACGATCTTTCTGGATGAGATTGGTGAGATGCCGGCGCTGCTGCAGGCCAAGCTGCTGCAGGTGCTGCAGGACGGCACCTTCTCGCGCCTGGGCAGCCGTTCGCCGATGAAGGTGGATGTTCGCGTGATTGCGGCTACCAACATCAATATGAAAGAGGCGATGGCGAATAAGACGTTCCGCGAGGATCTGTACTACCGCCTGAATGGATTTACGCTGAATATTCCTGCTTTGCGCGACCGCAAGGAAGAGATTCCGGTGCTGGCGGAGTACTTTATGCGCAAGGGTGCTCGCCGTTACGGACGCGAACCGCTGCCGTTTTCCCAGAGGCTGCTGGACACGCTGACGTCGCACAACTGGCCGGGCAATCTGCGCGAGCTGGAGAATGTGGTAAACCGTTATCTTGTCCTCGGTGAGGAGAGCTCGATCATCGAGGAGCTTGCTCCCGCACCTGCAGCACAACCTGCAGCAGGTACCGCTGTTGAGGCCACCTCTGGTGCCGGACTCAAGGCACTGGTAAAAAATCTAAAGGGCGGCGCCGAAGCGGCTGCGATTGCACAGGTGTTGGAGGGAACTGGATGGAACCGCAAGGCGGCGGCAAACGATCTGCAGATCAGCTACAAGGCTCTGCTCTACAAGATCAAACAGTACGATCTGTCTCCGCAAGATCGCGCATAG
- a CDS encoding DUF6982 domain-containing protein — protein sequence MYRIVVRFEDRIVRGTVQLEDLGSVEQLLHNNPHSSLDTIKLRLIETGEEEHISTANAKAVFFVKTFDGDTRHNALHFHKNVPLVPNLWVRITFFDEEEIEGIISNSSDYVLEDGFFLIPTDPNSNNRLVYVNKSGLKDFHILGMRNPPKNLHKI from the coding sequence GTGTACCGGATTGTCGTTCGTTTTGAAGACCGCATTGTGCGGGGTACGGTTCAACTGGAAGACCTGGGATCGGTGGAGCAGTTGCTCCACAATAATCCTCACTCCTCACTGGACACCATCAAGCTCAGACTGATCGAGACGGGCGAGGAAGAGCATATCTCCACCGCCAATGCGAAGGCGGTCTTCTTTGTGAAGACCTTCGATGGCGATACGCGCCACAACGCACTTCACTTTCACAAGAATGTTCCGCTGGTCCCGAATCTGTGGGTCAGGATCACCTTCTTCGATGAAGAGGAGATCGAGGGGATCATCAGCAACTCAAGCGACTACGTGCTCGAGGATGGCTTCTTTCTGATCCCCACCGATCCGAACAGCAATAACCGGCTGGTGTACGTGAATAAGAGTGGCCTGAAGGACTTTCACATCCTCGGTATGCGGAACCCGCCGAAGAATCTCCACAAAATTTAG
- a CDS encoding SDR family oxidoreductase, whose translation MSTVLITGIAGFIGSSIARALVAEGAQVRGIDNLSSGSMANLEEIRSQIDFRDADVLDTAAVASAMKGVDYVFHEAAIPSVPKSVNDPVGTNGPNLTGTLNVLEAARQAGVKRLLYAASSAAYGDDPALPKTEAMLPSPISPYAVQKVAGEHYLASYYRVYGLETVSLRYFNIFGPRQDPSSQYSGVLARFISLMLAGQTPTIYGDGLTSRDFTYIDNVVSANLLAARAPRENVAGRIFNIATGRRVTLLDAFAEIKRITGFKGDVRHEAERQGDIKHSGADISLAQKAFGYQVVADLAYGLEQTIAWARESVPVA comes from the coding sequence ATGTCCACTGTTCTCATCACAGGCATCGCAGGCTTTATTGGATCGAGCATCGCTCGCGCGCTCGTTGCTGAAGGCGCTCAGGTCCGCGGCATCGACAATCTCTCCTCTGGCTCCATGGCCAACCTCGAAGAAATTCGCTCACAGATCGACTTTCGCGACGCCGATGTGCTCGATACCGCCGCAGTCGCCTCCGCCATGAAGGGCGTCGACTATGTCTTCCACGAAGCGGCAATCCCCTCGGTCCCCAAGTCGGTCAACGACCCGGTCGGCACCAACGGCCCGAACCTTACCGGCACACTCAACGTTCTCGAAGCGGCACGCCAGGCCGGCGTCAAGCGGCTGCTCTACGCTGCCTCCTCAGCAGCCTACGGCGACGACCCCGCCCTGCCGAAGACCGAGGCTATGCTGCCCTCCCCCATCTCCCCTTACGCCGTGCAGAAGGTAGCGGGCGAGCACTACCTCGCCAGCTACTATCGCGTCTACGGGCTGGAAACTGTCTCGCTGCGTTACTTCAACATCTTCGGCCCGCGGCAGGACCCATCCTCGCAATACTCCGGCGTCCTCGCGCGCTTCATCTCGCTAATGCTCGCCGGACAGACGCCGACGATCTACGGCGACGGACTGACCAGCCGCGACTTCACCTACATCGACAACGTCGTCAGCGCGAACCTTCTCGCCGCGAGGGCCCCACGCGAGAACGTCGCCGGACGCATCTTCAACATCGCCACCGGACGCCGCGTCACACTGCTCGACGCCTTCGCCGAGATCAAGCGCATCACTGGCTTCAAAGGCGACGTCAGGCACGAGGCCGAGCGCCAGGGCGACATCAAGCACTCCGGAGCCGATATCTCGCTCGCGCAGAAAGCATTCGGCTACCAAGTCGTCGCCGACCTCGCCTATGGCCTCGAACAGACGATCGCCTGGGCACGCGAGTCCGTGCCAGTCGCCTGA